The genomic window GGCAGGATTGCAGTTGGGCGAATCACGAGGGGAAAAATAAAAATGGGGATACAGGTTTCGCTGATGAAGGCCAATGGAACCATCCAAAAATCGGTGATCAAAGAACTTTATCGGTTTGAAGGATTGGGCAAGGAGAAGGTGAAGTTTGAACTGGAAGCAGGGGAAATTTGCGCTGTGCTTGGTCTTGAGAATTTCGACATCGGTGATACCATTGCCGATATTGATGCACCGGAAGCGCTTACTCCTATTGCTGTTGACGAGCCAACCATGAGCATGTTGTTCACCATCAACAACTCGCCCTTCTATGGAAAAGAGGGGATTTATGTCACTTCAAGGCATATCCGTGACCGGCTTTTTAAGGAAACAGAGAAGAATCTTGCCCTGCGTGTTGAAGAAACTGATTCTCCCGATCGACTCATGGTGTTTGGCAGAGGTATTTTACACCTGAGCATCCTTGTGGAGACCATGCGCCGTGAAGGTTATGAGTTTCAGATCGGACAACCGCAGGTGCTTATTAAAGAAATGAACGGGGTGAAACATGAACCGGTTGAAACCCTCACTGTCCAGGTCCCGGAAGCGTTTGCAGGCAAAGTGATTGAAATCGCAACCCGTCGCCGCGGTGAAATCGTTCAGATCGAAACAAAAACCGATCGGGTTGTGCTGGAGTTCGATATTCCGGCGCGTGGTATTATCGGACTAACGAACCCGATACTTACCGCCACCGAAGGAGAAGCCGTTGTTTCTCACCGGTTCAAAGCTTACGAACCCTGGAAAGGCGACATTCCAAACCGCAACAACGGCGCATTGATCGCCATGGAAACAGGTACTGCTATCGCTTACAGTATCGATAAATTACAGGACCGCGGCACATTTTTCATTTTTCCAAGAGAAGAGGTGTATGCCGGTCAGGTGATCGGAGAAAACTCCCGTGGTGACGACCTCATGGTGAATGTGATCAAAACAAAAAAACTGACCAACATCAGGGCATCGGGAACTGACGAAAAAGCGGCTATCTTCCCACCGGTCAGATTTTCGCTCGAGGAGGCCATGGAATATATCCGAAACGATGAATATGTGGAGGTTACACCAAAATCTATCCGTATCCGTAAGATTATCCTTGACGAAAACGAGCGCAAAAGAAAAAGTAAATCACAGGTATAAAAAGTGACGGTGGCTTTAGTGTGAAACCGGAACCTGATCAACTTTTGCTGACACGATTTAGCCCCAGCAAGAAAACTCCTTTTGTTGAAAATCAAATTTAGGGTGCTTTCTTGATGACACGTATCAGGCATCAGAATTCATCAATAAAAATCATTCAGCTCCAACCCATGTCATCTGAACAATGGATTTCATGAAATTTCAATAATGAAAAATCAATACCTGTAAGTAATAGCGTTGATGTTCATACCGGCTCCTACAGAGGCAAACATGATCACATCTCCTTTATTGAATTCATGTCCATCGATTTGTTTTTTCCTGATCAGATCGAGCAGCGTTGGCACTGTAGCCACGGAACTGTTGCCCAACTTCTGAATGATCATGGGCATGATATAATCCGGAACCTGCCTGATGCCATAAAGTTTGTAAAATCTTTTAATAACCTCGGAGTCCAGTTTTTCGTTGGCCTGGTGAATGAGTACTTTTTTCAGGTCGTGAATATCCACACCGGCTTTGTCTAAACTTTCCTTCATCGCATCCGGCACGTGTTTTAATGCAAATTCATAAACCTTGCGGCCATACATTTTAATATATTTTACGTTGGGGTCGGAATCGTCAATATTACTTTTACCAAAGTAAAGAAAATACGCTTCCTCATTGGCAAATGAAGCCATACTCGAAGATAAAAAACCCTGCGGCCGGTCGGATTCAATTCCTTCAACGATGCAGGCGCCGGCTCCATCAGAATAAAGCATGGAATCACGATCATGCTGGTCGATCACCCTTGAAAGGGTTTCAGTGCCAATGACCAGGCACTTCTTTGCCAGTCCGGACCTGATGAATGAGTGGGCGTGAATCATTCCCTGAATCCATCCCGGGCAACCAAAAACCAAATCATAAGCCACGCAGCCGGGATTTTCAATGTTTAGTCTGTGTTTGATGCGTGAGGCGATGCTTGGCACAGAGTCGGTTTGTATTGCCCCTTTGCTCACATCGCCGAAGTTTTGTGCCACGATGATCTGGTCAATTTCTTCTTTGTTGATACCAGCGTCCTCAATGGCGCGCTCAGCAGCAATTGCGCCGATATCGGACGAAAGCAGATCTTCACTGGCATAGCGGCGCTCTAGTATTCCTGTAATGGCAATGAACTTCTCTGCAATCTCTTCATGCGGAATGTCGAAGGGAATACCAGTAATATCATAAAATTTGTTGGTTGAAAAGTGCTGGTTGGTTACGACCACAGTTGGGATGTAACTACCTGTACCTGTTATAATTGTGTTCAAATGTTGCATAATAAAATCTAAATTTCCGAATTAAAACGTGATTATTAAATAATAGATAACTTAAAGGGGTTATTGGTTATTTTTTAAATAGTTGATTTTTTAGAATTCATGTTTACTCATTAACAGCAAATTTAAAAGCCAGTTCATAAATTTCATCAAAAAAACAAAAGGAGTTACCTTATTCTCTATTTAGTTTTATAATTTATTGATTATCATATTTTTCCACTTCATGGTGAATGAAATCTATGGTTACGCCGGCCTGGGTGAACATCTCTTCGGATTCGCTGCCGGCGTGGTATTTGCGTTCGCAGACCACCCGCTTGATCCCACAGTTGATAATGAGCATGGCACAAGTGCGACACGGTGTCATGCGGCAATATAAAGTACCGTTGTCAAGTGAAATACCTAATTTGGCTGCCTGGCAGATGGCATTTTGCTCGGCATGGACGGTTCTTACGCAATGCTGGGTGATGCGTCCATCTTCGTGGGTCACTTTTTTCAGAAGATGGCCAACGTCATCGCAATGGGGCAGTCCAAGCGGTGAGCCGACATAACCGGTTACCAGCACTTGCTTGTTTCTTACAATAACACACCCACTGCGACCACGATCGCAGGTAGCGCGCTTTGCAGCAGTGTTAGCCAGTTCCATGAAGTATTCATCCCAGGTCGGGCGGCGGTATTTTTCAGGGGTTGCAGAAGGTTCCATAGTGATATGTTGTTTAGTAGGTTTATTCGGCATTGATTGAGCGGATGACCTCCTCCACTTTCATTTCAAGCTCCGCTACTGATCCTGTATTTTCAAAAACAAAATCTGCCATTTGGATGCAATGCTTCAGGTTCTGCTTGTTGGGATCGTTTGTTGTCATCTCACGCTTTTCGTTTTGGATAAAAGTAGCAAAATCGATGTGATCGGTTTCGGATGCACGTTTTTTTATCCGATCAAATCTCACTT from Bacteroidales bacterium includes these protein-coding regions:
- the typA gene encoding translational GTPase TypA codes for the protein MLNIRNIAIIAHVDHGKTTLVDRILHQVKLFRDNQEMGELILDSNDLERERGITILAKNVAVRYKDTKINIIDTPGHTDFGGEVERVLNMADGVLLVVDAFEGPMPQTRFVLQKALNLGLKPIVVINKVDKPNCAPDEVQEAVFDLMFNLGATEDQINFPTVFGSSKNGWMAPDWKEPSTDVSYLLDMIIEHIPAPQDQPGNLQLQISSLDYSSYLGRIAVGRITRGKIKMGIQVSLMKANGTIQKSVIKELYRFEGLGKEKVKFELEAGEICAVLGLENFDIGDTIADIDAPEALTPIAVDEPTMSMLFTINNSPFYGKEGIYVTSRHIRDRLFKETEKNLALRVEETDSPDRLMVFGRGILHLSILVETMRREGYEFQIGQPQVLIKEMNGVKHEPVETLTVQVPEAFAGKVIEIATRRRGEIVQIETKTDRVVLEFDIPARGIIGLTNPILTATEGEAVVSHRFKAYEPWKGDIPNRNNGALIAMETGTAIAYSIDKLQDRGTFFIFPREEVYAGQVIGENSRGDDLMVNVIKTKKLTNIRASGTDEKAAIFPPVRFSLEEAMEYIRNDEYVEVTPKSIRIRKIILDENERKRKSKSQV
- a CDS encoding ketoacyl-ACP synthase III — protein: MNTIITGTGSYIPTVVVTNQHFSTNKFYDITGIPFDIPHEEIAEKFIAITGILERRYASEDLLSSDIGAIAAERAIEDAGINKEEIDQIIVAQNFGDVSKGAIQTDSVPSIASRIKHRLNIENPGCVAYDLVFGCPGWIQGMIHAHSFIRSGLAKKCLVIGTETLSRVIDQHDRDSMLYSDGAGACIVEGIESDRPQGFLSSSMASFANEEAYFLYFGKSNIDDSDPNVKYIKMYGRKVYEFALKHVPDAMKESLDKAGVDIHDLKKVLIHQANEKLDSEVIKRFYKLYGIRQVPDYIMPMIIQKLGNSSVATVPTLLDLIRKKQIDGHEFNKGDVIMFASVGAGMNINAITYRY
- a CDS encoding cytidine/deoxycytidylate deaminase family protein: MEPSATPEKYRRPTWDEYFMELANTAAKRATCDRGRSGCVIVRNKQVLVTGYVGSPLGLPHCDDVGHLLKKVTHEDGRITQHCVRTVHAEQNAICQAAKLGISLDNGTLYCRMTPCRTCAMLIINCGIKRVVCERKYHAGSESEEMFTQAGVTIDFIHHEVEKYDNQ